The segment ACGCCGATCCACGCAGGCGCGTCGGGGCCGCCAACGCCGCCGCCCGCGTGCAGCCGGTGCGTGACGGTTTCCTCAACGCCATCCAGCAATATCCCTGGACCGACGGAGCGCTCTATCAGGTCTATGCCGCGCCCGGCCAGGTGACGGACATCGCATTGCAGGAAGGCGAGAAGCTCGTGGGGCCGGGGCCGGTCGCGGCCGGCGACACCGTGCGCTGGATCATCGGCGACACGGTGAGCGGCGGCGGCGCGACGGCCCGCGTGCATATCCTCGTGAAGCCCACGCGGCCCGACCTTTCCACGAACCTCGTCATCAACACCGACAGGCGGACCTATCATCTGGAGCTGCGCGCGACGGCTTCGACCTACATGGCGTCGGTCTCGTGGACCTATCCGCAGGACCAGCTCATCGCGCTGCGCAGCGCCAATACCGCAGCCGCCGCCTCGGCCCCCGTCGCGACCGGCCTCGACCTCGCGGCGCTCAATTTCCGCTACCGGATCGAGGGCGACCGCGTGCCGTGGAAGCCGGTGCGCGCTTTCGACGATGCCGCCCAGGTGTTCATCGAGTTTCCGGCCGGGATCTCGCAGGGCGAGATGCCGCCGCTATTCGTGACCGGCGCGGCCGGTGATGCCGAGCTGGTCAATTACCGCGTGCAGGGCCGCTACATGGTGGTGGA is part of the Rhizorhabdus wittichii RW1 genome and harbors:
- a CDS encoding P-type conjugative transfer protein TrbG (TIGRFAM: P-type conjugative transfer protein TrbG~PFAM: Conjugal transfer protein TrbG/VirB9/CagX), coding for MTHTPFRRSASAVLLVSATALAGCATTSAKPPAIRYDDPPREIAATPAAEPLRAVEVVTIPEPLPFPGQLKPVAAGAATAEHADPRRRVGAANAAARVQPVRDGFLNAIQQYPWTDGALYQVYAAPGQVTDIALQEGEKLVGPGPVAAGDTVRWIIGDTVSGGGATARVHILVKPTRPDLSTNLVINTDRRTYHLELRATASTYMASVSWTYPQDQLIALRSANTAAAASAPVATGLDLAALNFRYRIEGDRVPWKPVRAFDDAAQVFIEFPAGISQGEMPPLFVTGAAGDAELVNYRVQGRYMVVDRLFAAAELRLGDRRSEQRIRIVRDDGRRGRP